A stretch of the Pedobacter sp. MC2016-14 genome encodes the following:
- a CDS encoding aldehyde dehydrogenase family protein, with protein sequence MKNNITAILQNLGIKDLNPAYSTGSQWGTGKNAEKSESYSPVDGKKIADICLADGDNYEVVIKTAEQAFKIWSKFPAPKRGDIVRQLGDALRIKKQDLGTLVSYEMGKSLQEGLGEVQEMIDICDFAVGLSRQLYGLTMHSERPNHRMYEQWHPLGIVGIISAFNFPVAVWSWNAALALICGNVCVWKPSAKTPLCGIACQQILADVLKANDVPEGVSSLLISEAVIGELMSNDKRVALLSFTGSTRVGRIVSSSVASRFGKSILELGGNNAIIISKDADLEMSIIGAVFGAVGTAGQRCTSTRRLIIHEDIYENFKNRLVKAYSQLRIGDPLDQNNHVGPLIDKAAVELYVEAIEKGKKEGANFVVEGGVLTGSDYASGCYVKPCIAEVDNSYEIVQHETFAPILYLIKYKTLDEAIALQNDVPQGLSSAIMTLNLREAEQFLSSSGSDCGIANVNIGTSGAEIGGAFGGEKETGGGRESGSDAWKGYMRRQTNTINYANTLPLAQGIKFDL encoded by the coding sequence ATGAAAAACAACATTACTGCCATTTTACAAAACCTGGGAATCAAAGATTTGAATCCTGCTTACAGTACAGGCAGCCAATGGGGCACTGGAAAAAATGCAGAAAAATCTGAAAGCTACTCTCCTGTAGATGGTAAAAAGATTGCTGACATCTGCCTTGCCGATGGTGATAACTACGAGGTTGTGATTAAAACTGCGGAACAGGCTTTTAAAATATGGAGCAAATTTCCTGCACCCAAAAGGGGAGACATTGTACGCCAGCTGGGTGATGCATTGCGGATCAAAAAACAGGATTTGGGCACACTGGTTTCTTATGAAATGGGTAAAAGCTTACAGGAAGGACTTGGAGAAGTTCAGGAAATGATTGATATCTGCGACTTTGCTGTTGGTCTGTCCCGACAATTGTATGGATTAACTATGCATTCTGAGCGGCCAAACCATCGGATGTATGAGCAATGGCACCCGCTGGGAATAGTAGGGATCATCTCTGCATTTAATTTCCCTGTTGCAGTATGGAGCTGGAATGCAGCATTAGCTTTAATTTGTGGAAATGTTTGTGTTTGGAAACCTTCTGCTAAAACCCCGCTTTGCGGAATTGCCTGTCAGCAAATTCTTGCTGATGTGCTTAAAGCAAATGATGTTCCTGAGGGTGTAAGTTCATTACTAATTAGTGAGGCCGTTATTGGTGAGCTGATGAGTAACGACAAGCGTGTGGCCTTGCTATCCTTCACGGGCTCTACAAGAGTTGGAAGAATTGTATCTAGCTCCGTAGCCTCCAGATTTGGCAAGAGCATCCTGGAGCTTGGTGGCAACAATGCCATTATCATCTCTAAAGATGCAGATCTGGAAATGTCCATTATCGGCGCCGTTTTTGGCGCAGTGGGTACAGCTGGCCAGCGTTGTACTTCTACCCGCCGGCTAATTATACACGAAGACATTTATGAGAATTTTAAAAACCGCCTCGTTAAGGCCTATAGTCAATTACGCATTGGCGATCCTTTAGACCAAAACAACCACGTAGGTCCGCTGATTGATAAAGCTGCTGTAGAACTTTACGTTGAGGCCATTGAAAAAGGTAAAAAAGAAGGTGCTAATTTTGTGGTTGAGGGTGGCGTTTTAACCGGATCAGACTATGCATCGGGCTGTTATGTTAAGCCCTGCATTGCAGAAGTAGACAATAGCTATGAAATTGTGCAGCATGAAACTTTTGCCCCAATCTTATACCTGATCAAATACAAAACACTTGATGAAGCCATTGCTTTACAAAATGATGTTCCCCAGGGCTTATCGTCGGCCATCATGACCTTAAACCTCAGAGAAGCAGAACAATTTCTATCTTCCTCTGGGTCTGATTGCGGTATTGCCAATGTAAATATTGGTACTTCAGGAGCAGAAATAGGTGGTGCTTTTGGAGGCGAAAAAGAAACTGGAGGAGGCAGAGAAAGTGGCTCTGATGCCTGGAAGGGATACATGCGCAGGCAAACAAATACGATAAATTATGCAAATACGCTTCCCCTTGCCCAGGGTATAAAGTTTGATTTGTAA
- a CDS encoding GIN domain-containing protein: MKTLVQNLFASSLFAIVIASTAFTANASTSADHSTTLRTPANGILKVVVKGNAKVTLVQSEKESVKIIDAYNDEKTSVKMEGGTLVINSYEAYPINITVFVKNPFRIEASNTASVQTKGTFNLQFLQVILKDKASADVNACTKGLYTQVRDKANLKLAGSSDEHIIIRSKVAKLQKEAFACVKTNESYDEFANSSLAIDSVKTVAVSTEVLKSK, translated from the coding sequence ATGAAAACTTTAGTACAAAATTTATTCGCCTCAAGCTTATTCGCCATTGTTATAGCTTCAACAGCATTTACTGCAAATGCGTCAACCTCTGCAGACCATTCTACTACACTTCGCACACCGGCAAACGGAATTTTAAAAGTAGTGGTTAAGGGTAATGCAAAAGTAACGTTGGTACAGAGCGAGAAGGAAAGTGTTAAAATTATAGACGCCTATAACGATGAGAAAACTTCGGTAAAAATGGAAGGCGGCACTTTGGTGATCAACTCTTATGAGGCTTACCCCATCAACATTACCGTTTTTGTAAAAAATCCCTTTAGGATTGAAGCTTCAAATACAGCATCGGTACAAACAAAAGGAACTTTTAACCTTCAGTTTTTGCAGGTGATTTTAAAAGATAAAGCAAGCGCCGACGTGAATGCCTGCACCAAAGGATTATATACCCAGGTGCGTGACAAAGCGAATCTAAAACTTGCAGGTTCTTCTGATGAGCACATCATCATCCGCAGTAAAGTGGCTAAATTACAAAAGGAAGCATTTGCCTGTGTAAAAACCAATGAATCTTACGATGAATTTGCTAACAGTAGCCTGGCAATTGATTCAGTTAAGACTGTAGCGGTAAGTACAGAAGTACTGAAAAGTAAATAA
- a CDS encoding DEAD/DEAH box helicase, translated as MLRVDSSKPCKIVYSLCKHEFFGYLIEPHIVQLNPQGDFSLTYQRLFSHTAKEFAKHLSDTDFKLIKILDETEQDFIIKKYHKKPIRPTEFFSKFFNEKFYDTIRPKIEKKFSEVINNLKIKEGLYLMDKDGWPAERKIEIADEAATILFHFRRNETETRYFPTIKYQGLRIDFMFKDAQVISNQPAWLLLNDVLYFFEQDIEGKKLNPFLNKRYITIPKATEETYFEKFVAPLIEKYHVYAEGFDINTEKHEPVPVLKVIYVEGGISQIQLYFKYGAYAFGMGNDQKVTVRVARDEDNYIFTRIRRAADWEKNKFGELIKLGLKKVSPLFHNLELNDKQGDTDLSYGIINWVNEYLDELTGRGFEIEQSSGNKRFLFASAKIDFEVKEQNDWFDINALVYFGDQAVPFIALKQHILHKKREFILPNGAIAILPDKWFSKFGSLFSLAEGGNSLKLKKHHIGLINDLAEDSITNVTLSRKLEKLNDFENIEETSMPIHFKGELRSYQKAGYNWFSFLRTYNFGGCLADDMGLGKTIQTLAMLQKIKEEDEEAATHSTSLIVMPTSLIYNWLSEAKKFSPKLKILAHTGSNRNKNISHFINYDIVITTYGITRVDIDILSTFYFNYIILDESQNIKNPSSKSFKAVRILKSRHRLALSGTPVENSVSDLWTQLTFLNPGLLGTQAYFNEEYVQAIEKRKDEDKARKLQAIIKPFVLRRTKEQVAEELPPKTEQVIYCNMTEDQAATYEKTKSAYRNDLLSSMDDGTFAKKQVQLLQGLTALRQLANHPAMVDKEYASDSGKFENVIHTLDNVLKGGHKVLVFSQFVKHLSIFRKYFDSENIPYAYLDGGTKERGEVVSEYQENTDLKVFLISIKAGGVGLNLTQADYVFILDPWWNPAVEQQAIDRSHRIGQNKKVFIYKFITKDTVEEKILALQNRKKRLASSLITTEESFIKSLSKEDIQEILG; from the coding sequence ATGTTACGTGTAGACAGTTCAAAACCCTGCAAAATTGTATATTCATTGTGCAAACATGAATTTTTCGGCTATTTAATTGAACCACACATCGTTCAACTTAATCCCCAGGGAGATTTTTCCTTAACCTACCAGCGTTTATTTAGTCATACGGCGAAAGAATTTGCAAAGCATCTTTCCGATACAGATTTTAAGCTCATTAAAATACTGGACGAGACCGAGCAGGATTTTATCATTAAGAAATACCATAAAAAGCCCATAAGGCCCACCGAGTTTTTCAGCAAGTTTTTCAACGAAAAGTTTTACGATACCATCAGGCCAAAGATAGAGAAGAAGTTTTCAGAGGTCATAAACAACCTGAAAATCAAGGAAGGCTTATACCTGATGGATAAAGACGGATGGCCGGCAGAAAGAAAAATTGAAATTGCTGACGAAGCGGCCACCATTTTATTTCATTTTAGGCGCAATGAAACCGAAACAAGGTATTTCCCGACCATAAAATACCAGGGCTTACGGATAGACTTTATGTTCAAAGATGCTCAGGTAATCAGCAACCAGCCTGCCTGGTTATTACTTAACGATGTACTCTACTTTTTTGAACAGGACATTGAGGGCAAAAAATTAAACCCTTTTTTAAACAAGCGTTATATCACCATTCCGAAAGCTACAGAAGAGACCTATTTTGAAAAATTTGTAGCGCCACTGATTGAAAAATATCATGTGTATGCAGAAGGCTTTGACATTAATACCGAAAAACACGAGCCTGTTCCTGTACTAAAAGTCATTTATGTAGAAGGCGGTATTTCTCAGATCCAACTTTATTTTAAATATGGGGCCTATGCTTTTGGGATGGGCAATGATCAAAAAGTGACCGTTAGGGTGGCTAGAGACGAGGACAATTATATTTTTACCCGCATCAGGCGGGCGGCAGACTGGGAAAAGAATAAGTTTGGAGAACTCATTAAACTGGGGCTCAAAAAAGTAAGCCCTTTATTTCATAACCTTGAGCTGAATGATAAACAAGGTGACACAGACCTTTCTTATGGCATCATTAACTGGGTAAATGAATACCTGGATGAGCTTACCGGAAGAGGATTTGAAATAGAACAAAGTAGCGGAAACAAACGTTTCCTGTTTGCATCTGCAAAAATAGATTTCGAAGTAAAGGAACAGAACGACTGGTTTGACATCAATGCTTTAGTTTATTTTGGCGATCAGGCGGTTCCATTTATCGCCTTAAAGCAACACATCCTGCATAAAAAAAGGGAATTTATTTTACCAAACGGCGCCATTGCCATTCTTCCTGACAAATGGTTTAGCAAGTTTGGAAGCCTGTTTAGCCTTGCAGAAGGGGGAAATTCACTAAAATTGAAAAAGCACCATATCGGGCTGATCAATGACCTTGCAGAGGATAGCATCACCAATGTTACCCTCTCCAGGAAGCTGGAAAAACTAAACGACTTTGAAAACATTGAAGAGACCAGTATGCCCATACATTTTAAAGGGGAGCTGCGGAGCTATCAAAAAGCGGGGTACAACTGGTTTAGCTTTTTAAGAACATACAACTTTGGCGGCTGTTTGGCCGATGATATGGGTTTGGGTAAAACCATACAAACCCTGGCCATGTTGCAAAAAATAAAGGAAGAGGATGAAGAAGCGGCTACACACAGCACCTCGCTTATTGTTATGCCTACTTCTTTAATTTACAACTGGTTAAGCGAGGCAAAAAAGTTTAGCCCCAAATTAAAAATCCTTGCTCACACAGGCAGCAACCGAAATAAAAATATAAGCCACTTTATCAACTATGACATCGTAATTACCACTTATGGAATTACCAGGGTTGACATAGACATTTTAAGTACCTTCTATTTCAATTACATCATTCTGGACGAGAGCCAAAACATTAAAAATCCTTCTTCTAAATCTTTTAAGGCGGTAAGGATTCTAAAATCCCGTCATCGCCTTGCGCTAAGCGGCACCCCGGTAGAAAACTCTGTAAGTGATCTGTGGACGCAGCTTACCTTTTTAAATCCTGGTTTATTGGGCACACAGGCTTATTTTAACGAAGAATATGTACAAGCCATAGAAAAAAGAAAAGACGAAGACAAAGCCCGTAAATTGCAAGCCATTATTAAACCTTTTGTGCTTAGAAGGACAAAAGAGCAGGTAGCAGAAGAATTACCTCCAAAAACGGAACAGGTAATTTATTGTAATATGACCGAAGACCAGGCCGCTACTTATGAGAAAACGAAATCGGCCTACCGTAATGACTTGCTGAGCAGTATGGACGATGGCACTTTTGCCAAAAAGCAAGTGCAGCTTTTACAGGGTTTAACGGCATTGCGCCAGCTGGCCAACCATCCTGCTATGGTAGATAAAGAGTATGCATCAGACTCTGGTAAGTTTGAGAATGTTATCCATACCTTAGACAATGTGCTTAAAGGTGGCCATAAGGTGTTGGTATTTTCTCAGTTTGTTAAACACCTTTCCATTTTCAGAAAGTATTTTGACAGCGAAAATATCCCTTATGCTTATCTGGACGGAGGCACCAAAGAAAGGGGAGAAGTAGTATCAGAGTACCAGGAAAACACTGACCTTAAAGTCTTTTTGATTTCTATAAAAGCCGGAGGGGTGGGCTTAAACCTTACCCAGGCTGATTATGTATTTATTCTGGATCCATGGTGGAATCCTGCGGTGGAGCAACAGGCGATAGATCGTAGTCACAGAATTGGCCAGAACAAAAAAGTATTCATTTACAAGTTTATCACCAAAGACACGGTAGAAGAGAAAATCCTTGCCCTGCAAAACCGGAAGAAGCGCTTGGCCAGCTCACTCATTACCACAGAAGAGAGCTTTATAAAATCACTTAGCAAGGAGGACATTCAGGAAATCCTCGGCTAA
- the aat gene encoding leucyl/phenylalanyl-tRNA--protein transferase, with protein MIFQLTEELIFPNPSLSEPDGLLAIGGDLSRERLILAYRHGIFPWFSEGDPVCWYAPKERCVIYPNKVKVSKSMKKVLKDKSFSVTMDTAFEDVIVNCAATPRKDQDGTWITNEMQEAYIDLFHAGWAHSVEVWQDDVLVGGLYGLQINRVFCGESMFSSVSNASKTALIWLCKHLEYELIDCQLPNEHLMSMGAEMILAEDFLNVLLAK; from the coding sequence ATGATATTTCAGCTTACAGAAGAACTCATCTTTCCAAACCCTTCGCTTTCTGAGCCTGATGGATTGCTGGCAATTGGCGGCGACCTGAGCAGGGAAAGGCTGATTCTTGCTTATCGGCATGGTATTTTTCCCTGGTTTAGTGAAGGTGATCCGGTTTGTTGGTATGCCCCTAAGGAACGTTGCGTGATCTACCCCAACAAGGTGAAGGTGAGTAAGAGTATGAAGAAGGTGTTAAAAGATAAGTCCTTTAGTGTCACTATGGATACCGCCTTTGAAGATGTGATTGTAAATTGTGCTGCAACTCCCCGCAAGGATCAGGATGGAACCTGGATCACCAATGAGATGCAGGAAGCCTATATCGATTTGTTCCATGCAGGCTGGGCACACAGTGTAGAAGTTTGGCAGGATGATGTTTTGGTGGGTGGTTTATATGGTCTGCAAATTAACCGTGTGTTTTGCGGCGAAAGTATGTTTAGCAGTGTTAGTAATGCTTCCAAAACCGCACTGATCTGGTTGTGTAAACATCTGGAATATGAATTAATAGACTGCCAGTTGCCCAATGAACATTTAATGAGCATGGGGGCAGAAATGATTTTAGCCGAGGATTTCCTGAATGTCCTCCTTGCTAAGTGA
- a CDS encoding App1 family protein yields the protein MNNSTSVKVYHGYGHTHNLVVYGHVFKHKAKTNQVYSNNVVVNTVHLLKLFVLRPYPFAKVRLYFHEQVLEQTAEYDGFFKFEWDASKAGMQDRNVAAGWHEVRVEAMDENSEVLSEGKGMVYVPHITQYAFISDVDDTVMVSHSATVLRRLRSLLFKNPRTRRTFKSTQKHYQLLAQAHTEANQPNPFFYVSSSEWNLYDYLVEMFRFNKLPEGVFLLNQIKRWKSFFKTGKTGHEGKLLRVMRILDAFPNQKFVFFGDNSQQDPEIYTSIAVKYPKNIVAIYIRNIRKSKQAETLVTLAKAEIRGISTLLFKNSEEAIAHSRALGLIDEV from the coding sequence ATGAATAATTCTACAAGTGTTAAAGTTTATCATGGTTACGGGCATACACACAACCTGGTGGTATATGGCCATGTATTTAAACATAAAGCTAAAACTAACCAGGTGTACAGCAATAATGTTGTGGTAAACACCGTGCATTTACTTAAATTATTCGTTTTAAGACCTTACCCCTTCGCCAAAGTACGCTTGTATTTTCATGAGCAGGTACTGGAGCAAACTGCAGAATATGATGGCTTTTTCAAATTTGAATGGGATGCTTCAAAAGCAGGCATGCAGGATAGGAATGTAGCGGCAGGCTGGCATGAAGTAAGGGTTGAGGCGATGGATGAAAATTCAGAGGTGTTGAGCGAAGGAAAAGGAATGGTGTATGTACCTCACATCACACAGTATGCCTTTATATCAGATGTAGACGATACCGTAATGGTTTCACATTCTGCTACCGTTTTACGGAGGCTAAGGTCATTGTTGTTTAAAAACCCACGTACGCGTAGAACCTTTAAATCTACCCAAAAGCATTATCAGCTCCTGGCTCAGGCGCATACGGAGGCCAATCAACCTAATCCTTTTTTCTATGTTTCCAGCAGCGAATGGAACCTGTATGATTATTTGGTGGAAATGTTCCGGTTTAATAAGTTGCCCGAAGGCGTGTTTTTATTGAATCAGATTAAGCGTTGGAAGAGTTTCTTCAAGACTGGTAAAACCGGACATGAAGGCAAGCTGTTGCGGGTGATGCGGATACTGGATGCTTTTCCAAATCAGAAGTTTGTTTTTTTTGGAGACAATTCGCAGCAGGACCCCGAGATTTATACATCTATTGCAGTTAAATATCCTAAAAATATAGTGGCGATCTATATTCGTAACATCAGGAAATCCAAGCAGGCCGAGACCCTCGTTACCCTTGCTAAAGCAGAAATTAGAGGGATTAGCACGCTTTTATTTAAGAATAGCGAAGAGGCGATTGCCCATTCCAGGGCGCTTGGCTTGATCGATGAGGTCTAA
- a CDS encoding diacylglycerol kinase family protein, with product MEDTLAIKLLFVVNPGSGSKEDNYSEIIQQYFSASKQEFEIYELPANCSVEKIKEKIQSSAADRVIAVGGDGTLKLVADCLLNTNTPIGIIPAGSANGMAKELGISTVPEEALHTAVHGTPKKIHVVMVNGELCIHLADIGFNAYIVKKFDDLPQRGMLGYAKAAWHAIWNHHKMNVEFVIGQDKIKSEAAMVVIANATMYGTGVKINPDGVLDDDVFEVILVKKYSVLEILKIRFTNLPFDPEKIETFKTNTLKIKTKHRAHFQVDGEYMGKVNQLEAQLIPDAISIIV from the coding sequence ATGGAAGATACGCTAGCTATAAAGTTGTTATTTGTGGTCAATCCTGGCTCCGGAAGCAAGGAAGACAATTATAGTGAAATCATTCAGCAATACTTTTCGGCAAGCAAACAGGAATTTGAAATTTATGAATTACCTGCAAACTGTTCAGTAGAAAAAATAAAAGAGAAGATCCAAAGTTCCGCGGCGGATAGGGTTATTGCTGTTGGTGGCGACGGGACCTTAAAGCTTGTGGCCGATTGCCTGCTCAATACAAATACTCCTATAGGCATCATTCCGGCCGGTTCTGCCAACGGGATGGCGAAAGAACTGGGCATATCTACAGTTCCAGAAGAAGCCCTGCACACCGCAGTTCATGGAACTCCTAAAAAGATTCACGTAGTAATGGTCAATGGAGAATTGTGCATTCACCTGGCCGACATAGGCTTCAACGCTTACATTGTTAAAAAATTTGACGACCTGCCCCAACGGGGAATGCTGGGTTATGCCAAAGCAGCCTGGCATGCCATATGGAACCATCATAAAATGAATGTAGAATTCGTGATAGGCCAAGACAAGATCAAATCTGAAGCGGCAATGGTAGTGATTGCGAACGCTACGATGTACGGAACTGGCGTTAAAATTAATCCCGATGGGGTTTTAGACGATGATGTGTTTGAAGTGATCCTGGTTAAAAAATATTCCGTCCTGGAGATCCTTAAAATCAGGTTCACCAACCTTCCTTTTGATCCGGAGAAAATAGAAACCTTTAAAACGAATACATTAAAGATTAAAACGAAACACAGGGCACATTTTCAAGTAGACGGCGAGTACATGGGCAAAGTAAATCAGTTAGAAGCTCAATTGATCCCTGATGCGATCAGTATTATAGTTTAA
- a CDS encoding TonB family protein yields the protein MKGLITSVFLFIGFCVQGQEIKGGLESFITQNTIYPPYSLQNCIQGIVNISFKLNAAGEVYTSRVSSGIGTDLDDEALRLIRLSSGKWKMPEGYDTAVALYVPVNFRLSGYNCDLKTPQDIQKAIAAYKANEGLSNAVQNFYRNKEKGIYNKADEPKMDLLKQQLGIDEEYLQSKISDGKAKLKQKDRQGACEDFLFVKHMGSTLADELLSQYCK from the coding sequence ATGAAAGGGCTAATAACTTCAGTATTTTTATTTATTGGGTTTTGTGTGCAGGGACAAGAGATCAAGGGGGGACTGGAATCTTTTATCACGCAAAACACAATTTACCCTCCATACTCTTTACAAAATTGTATACAGGGCATCGTTAACATCAGTTTTAAACTCAATGCTGCCGGAGAAGTTTACACTTCCAGGGTAAGTAGCGGAATTGGTACCGATTTGGACGATGAGGCTTTGCGGTTAATCCGTTTGAGTAGCGGAAAGTGGAAGATGCCCGAAGGATATGATACGGCAGTGGCGCTGTATGTTCCTGTAAACTTTCGTTTATCCGGATACAATTGTGACCTTAAAACCCCTCAGGATATTCAAAAGGCTATAGCGGCTTACAAAGCAAACGAAGGTTTAAGTAATGCGGTGCAAAATTTTTACCGCAACAAAGAAAAGGGAATTTACAATAAAGCTGACGAGCCGAAAATGGACTTGTTGAAACAACAGCTAGGTATTGACGAGGAATATCTTCAAAGTAAGATCAGTGATGGTAAAGCCAAATTGAAACAAAAAGACAGGCAGGGGGCTTGTGAGGACTTTTTGTTTGTTAAGCATATGGGTTCCACACTGGCAGATGAATTGCTGAGTCAATATTGTAAATAG
- a CDS encoding ribosome-binding factor A has product MESKRQQKFAGVLQEELAAIFQREAGAYLPNTLVTITRVRVSPDLAVAKVYLSFLSTNNTALSIATVNSHSNEIRYKLGARIRHQARVVPSLTFFVDDTNTYVEHMDKIFDKISKDRDENGELDENGERVERVMPIADKTND; this is encoded by the coding sequence ATGGAAAGTAAACGTCAGCAAAAATTTGCCGGAGTGTTGCAAGAAGAATTGGCTGCAATTTTTCAGCGCGAAGCTGGGGCATATTTGCCCAATACACTGGTTACCATTACACGTGTTCGTGTGTCTCCGGATTTAGCGGTGGCTAAGGTTTATCTGAGTTTTTTAAGTACAAACAATACAGCGCTGTCTATTGCGACGGTAAATTCACATAGCAATGAAATCAGGTATAAGCTTGGCGCACGTATCCGTCATCAGGCACGTGTAGTTCCTAGTCTTACTTTTTTTGTGGATGATACCAATACCTATGTAGAACACATGGATAAGATCTTCGACAAGATTTCAAAAGACCGCGATGAAAATGGTGAACTTGATGAAAATGGAGAACGTGTGGAGCGTGTTATGCCTATAGCTGATAAAACAAATGATTAG
- the hflX gene encoding GTPase HflX, whose translation MGKQKYYDTALKPERAVLVGVVRPGETPEETKEYLDELAFLVDTAGGVVEHSFTQKMLRPERATFVGTGKLEEIAAYVKSEEIDMVVFDDELSPSQLRNIERELQVKILDRSNLILDIFAGRAQTAQAKTQVELAQLQYLLPRLTRLWTHLERQKGGIGMRGPGETQIESDRRMILEKISLLKGRLKLIDKQNETQRKNRTALVRVALVGYTNVGKSTIMNMVSKSEVFAENKLFATLDTTVRKVVIENLPFLLSDTVGFIRKLPHHLVECFKSTLDEVREADILIHVVDVSHTSFEDQIGVVNETLKDLGALDKPTIMLFNKIDAYVSPEPIAADEEKVTMTLEEFKRTWMATNNAPALFISALHKENLEEFKQLLYDKVIALHTERYPYDKLLY comes from the coding sequence ATGGGAAAGCAGAAATATTACGATACAGCGCTTAAACCCGAACGTGCGGTTCTGGTTGGCGTAGTTAGACCAGGAGAAACGCCTGAGGAAACGAAAGAATATTTGGATGAACTGGCATTTTTGGTGGATACTGCCGGAGGTGTGGTTGAACATTCTTTTACACAAAAAATGCTGCGCCCGGAGCGTGCTACATTTGTGGGGACAGGAAAATTGGAAGAAATAGCCGCCTATGTGAAATCTGAAGAGATTGATATGGTGGTGTTTGACGATGAGCTGTCGCCATCGCAATTGCGTAATATTGAGCGGGAATTACAGGTTAAAATTCTTGACCGTAGTAACCTGATCCTGGATATATTTGCCGGAAGGGCCCAAACTGCGCAAGCTAAAACACAGGTAGAGTTGGCACAGCTTCAATACCTGCTGCCGCGCTTAACCCGGTTATGGACCCACCTTGAGCGACAAAAGGGTGGGATTGGAATGCGCGGGCCTGGAGAAACGCAAATTGAAAGTGACCGTAGGATGATCCTTGAAAAAATCTCGCTGCTTAAGGGACGCTTAAAGTTGATTGACAAGCAAAATGAAACTCAGCGAAAAAACCGTACTGCCCTGGTTAGGGTTGCCTTGGTAGGTTATACCAACGTGGGCAAATCTACCATTATGAATATGGTGTCCAAGTCTGAGGTGTTTGCAGAAAATAAATTGTTTGCCACTCTGGATACAACAGTTAGGAAAGTGGTGATTGAGAATTTGCCATTTTTACTTTCAGACACGGTAGGGTTTATCCGCAAGCTTCCCCATCATCTTGTAGAATGCTTTAAATCTACACTGGATGAGGTTAGAGAGGCAGATATTTTGATTCATGTGGTGGATGTATCTCATACCAGCTTTGAGGACCAGATTGGCGTAGTTAATGAAACCTTAAAAGATTTAGGCGCATTGGATAAGCCAACCATAATGTTGTTCAATAAGATTGATGCGTATGTAAGTCCCGAACCCATTGCCGCGGATGAAGAAAAGGTAACCATGACGCTTGAGGAATTTAAACGGACCTGGATGGCCACTAATAATGCGCCGGCATTGTTTATATCCGCTTTGCACAAGGAGAATTTAGAAGAATTTAAACAGTTATTGTACGATAAAGTAATTGCTTTGCATACGGAGCGTTACCCTTATGATAAACTGCTATATTAA
- the trpC gene encoding indole-3-glycerol phosphate synthase TrpC, with product MNILDKIVARKRQEVELAKAAVSIKQLESKAYFNRTPFLFEDFLLDEARSGIIAEFKRKSPSKGIINDRVSVTEITNAYAAAGASALSVLTDTDFFGGTLADLLAARAANNIPILRKDFIIDEYQIIESKAMGADIILLIAAILTPDEIENFAELAKSLGLNVLLEVHNLDELQQSITPDLDAIGVNNRNLGDFSVNIQTSFELVDQIPDEFLKISESAISHPDTINELAEAGFDGFLIGESFMKTEDPGAAMREFVSKLS from the coding sequence ATGAATATTTTAGATAAAATTGTAGCCAGGAAAAGGCAGGAAGTAGAATTGGCAAAAGCTGCTGTATCCATTAAACAGCTGGAAAGCAAGGCTTATTTTAACCGTACACCTTTTCTTTTTGAAGATTTTTTACTGGACGAAGCGCGCAGCGGGATCATTGCCGAGTTTAAACGCAAATCTCCTTCTAAAGGGATCATTAACGATCGGGTTTCAGTTACAGAAATCACTAACGCTTATGCTGCGGCCGGTGCCTCGGCTTTATCTGTCTTAACAGATACTGATTTTTTTGGTGGTACACTCGCTGACCTTTTAGCCGCAAGAGCGGCAAATAACATTCCCATTTTACGTAAAGATTTTATAATTGATGAATACCAGATCATAGAATCCAAAGCAATGGGGGCCGATATTATTTTGCTCATCGCGGCAATTTTAACACCAGATGAAATTGAGAATTTTGCAGAATTGGCTAAGTCCCTTGGTTTAAATGTATTGCTGGAAGTACACAATCTTGATGAACTGCAGCAAAGTATAACACCAGACCTGGATGCTATAGGGGTAAATAACCGGAACCTTGGCGATTTTTCTGTAAATATTCAGACTTCCTTCGAGCTGGTGGATCAGATTCCTGATGAGTTTTTAAAAATCTCTGAAAGTGCAATCAGTCATCCAGATACCATAAACGAACTGGCCGAAGCAGGCTTTGATGGCTTTCTGATTGGCGAAAGTTTTATGAAAACAGAAGACCCAGGAGCGGCAATGCGGGAATTTGTCAGTAAATTGAGTTAA